The following proteins are co-located in the Acidimicrobiia bacterium genome:
- a CDS encoding CopD family protein translates to IGAIRLFDGRGNRIEVGAPYHPRGIGSEVAANVPKLRDGSYVVTWRVISADSHPVQGAFTITVGNPSVGDVTSLASRLLTAQGGSTTVGVVYGIARFLVFASLALLVGAAVLVVTAWPSGRTSRRAGRIVWGAWIVAFVSTLAAFALQGAYAAGLPLSSALHTTQLRAVWHTRFGEVTILRAVLLLVTVVLLRQLLVRADTDGQRTDPPPLAAWWRPLAVVIAVAMVATPGLGGHASTGRWRWLALPADVVHVGAMAVWLGGLALLLSCVLPIPDPALLRRVVPRFSRVAFWCIAAIVATGSFQAWRQVGSLHAFTSTDYGRLLLVKLAFVVVVVAAAALSRDVVHRRLREPYVPDLVPDDERVAVTVGGGGAGGTGRDGDDGDLRDDEDDDWTEEDEERAEVHRLRLSVAVEVVAAVLVLAVTALLVNAPPAYTAASLPYFKTVEQSGRFYDIEVTPAKAGPNDVHLTAVTVNGGPADVIKYTVTFSEPGKGIAPIAVPLLRLGPGHYASYAFRVPFPGTWQVSVSALISDTEESTFTLNVPIH, encoded by the coding sequence ATCGGCGCGATCCGCCTGTTCGACGGGCGTGGCAACCGCATCGAGGTCGGCGCGCCGTACCACCCGCGGGGCATCGGGAGCGAGGTCGCCGCGAACGTGCCGAAGCTGCGCGACGGCTCGTACGTCGTGACGTGGCGCGTCATCTCGGCCGACTCGCACCCCGTCCAGGGCGCGTTCACGATCACGGTCGGCAACCCGTCGGTGGGCGACGTCACGAGCCTGGCGAGCCGGTTGCTCACGGCGCAGGGCGGCAGCACGACGGTCGGCGTCGTGTACGGCATCGCGCGGTTCCTGGTGTTCGCCTCGCTCGCGTTGCTCGTCGGCGCGGCCGTGCTCGTCGTGACCGCGTGGCCGTCGGGCCGGACCTCGCGCCGCGCGGGGCGCATCGTGTGGGGTGCCTGGATCGTCGCGTTCGTGTCGACGCTCGCGGCGTTCGCGTTGCAGGGCGCGTACGCGGCCGGGCTCCCGCTGTCCTCGGCGCTGCACACGACGCAGCTGCGAGCCGTCTGGCACACGCGCTTCGGCGAGGTCACGATCCTGCGCGCGGTGCTCCTCCTCGTGACGGTCGTGCTCCTGCGGCAACTGCTCGTCCGCGCGGACACCGACGGTCAGCGGACCGACCCGCCTCCCCTCGCGGCCTGGTGGCGCCCCCTCGCCGTCGTGATCGCGGTCGCGATGGTCGCCACACCCGGTCTCGGCGGTCACGCGTCGACCGGGCGGTGGCGCTGGCTCGCGCTCCCCGCCGACGTCGTCCACGTGGGCGCCATGGCGGTCTGGCTCGGCGGGCTGGCCCTGCTGCTGTCATGCGTGCTCCCGATCCCCGATCCCGCGCTGCTGCGACGCGTCGTCCCGCGGTTCTCGCGCGTCGCGTTCTGGTGCATCGCGGCGATCGTGGCGACGGGGTCGTTCCAGGCGTGGCGCCAGGTCGGGTCGCTGCACGCCTTCACGTCGACCGACTACGGGCGCCTGCTGCTCGTGAAGCTCGCGTTCGTGGTGGTCGTCGTCGCGGCCGCCGCGTTGAGCCGCGACGTCGTGCACCGCCGCCTCCGTGAGCCGTACGTGCCCGACCTCGTCCCCGACGACGAGCGCGTCGCGGTCACCGTCGGCGGTGGTGGCGCGGGCGGCACCGGGCGTGACGGCGACGACGGGGACCTCCGCGACGACGAGGACGACGACTGGACCGAGGAGGACGAGGAGCGCGCCGAGGTGCACCGGCTGCGCCTGTCCGTCGCGGTAGAGGTCGTCGCCGCGGTCCTCGTGCTCGCGGTGACCGCGCTGCTCGTCAACGCGCCGCCCGCGTACACCGCGGCGAGCCTGCCGTACTTCAAGACCGTCGAGCAGTCCGGTCGCTTCTACGACATCGAGGTGACGCCGGCGAAGGCGGGACCCAACGACGTCCACCTGACCGCGGTGACCGTGAACGGTGGGCCGGCCGACGTCATCAAGTACACCGTGACGTTCTCGGAGCCGGGCAAGGGCATCGCGCCGATCGCGGTCCCGCTGTTGCGGCTCGGTCCCGGCCACTATGCGTCGTACGCGTTCCGCGTCCCCTTCCCGGGGACGTGGCAGGTGTCGGTGTCCGCGCTCATCAGCGACACCGAGGAATCGACGTTCACCCTGAACGTCCCGATTCACTGA
- a CDS encoding YcnI family protein yields MRRIRPLVPVLLAVAVVLAWAVPASAHVTVSPDQAVVGQDATLSFSVPNEMADANTVQVQLFMPTDHPIPSVSVEPVPGWTDTVVTTKLPKPVQTDDGPVTQAVSEVTWSGGTIKPGEFQRFTISAGPLPAADQIEFKALQTYSNGQVVRWIQDTPKGGPEPDNPAPVVTLVKGSAQELPASATTAASSASTSDGTARALAIVGIVLGALGVVAAGITLLTRRRTT; encoded by the coding sequence TTGCGTCGCATCCGTCCACTCGTTCCGGTCCTCCTCGCGGTCGCCGTCGTGCTCGCGTGGGCCGTGCCCGCGTCCGCGCACGTGACCGTGTCACCGGACCAGGCCGTCGTCGGGCAGGACGCCACGTTGTCGTTCTCCGTCCCGAACGAGATGGCCGACGCGAACACCGTCCAGGTCCAGCTGTTCATGCCGACCGATCACCCCATCCCGTCGGTCTCGGTCGAGCCCGTCCCCGGGTGGACGGACACGGTGGTGACGACGAAGCTGCCGAAGCCGGTCCAGACCGACGACGGCCCGGTGACCCAGGCGGTCTCCGAGGTGACCTGGTCGGGCGGGACCATCAAGCCGGGTGAGTTCCAGCGCTTCACGATCTCGGCCGGCCCGTTGCCCGCCGCGGACCAGATCGAGTTCAAGGCGCTGCAGACGTACAGCAACGGGCAGGTCGTCCGCTGGATCCAGGACACCCCGAAGGGCGGACCCGAGCCGGACAACCCCGCACCCGTCGTCACGCTCGTGAAGGGCTCGGCGCAGGAGCTGCCCGCGAGCGCGACGACCGCCGCGTCGTCCGCGAGCACCAGTGACGGGACCGCACGCGCGCTCGCGATCGTCGGCATCGTGCTCGGCGCGCTCGGTGTCGTCGCGGCCGGCATCACGCTGCTGACGCGCCGTCGCACCACCTAG